From bacterium, one genomic window encodes:
- a CDS encoding SDR family oxidoreductase — translation MRLEGRTAFVTGAARGIGRQIARCLAEAGARVALADRDGAVSQTAGDLQAEGFPVVGVVADVASPEEVRDAVRQTHDALGVVDVLVSNAGIVDHIAPVTKMHAEGWSRELDVNLSGAFHLLQAVLPGMVESGHGRIVLISSVAAIGGLHRQAGYAASKAGLLGLAKSITLEHARHGITCNAVLPGLIETETVASMPAEIRNASIVSTPARRLGRMQEVAALVSFLASDEAGYINGAEIRIDGGFSLNTGTLGSRKELRGSGS, via the coding sequence ATGCGCCTTGAAGGACGAACGGCCTTCGTCACTGGTGCCGCGCGCGGAATTGGTAGGCAGATCGCCAGGTGTCTGGCCGAGGCAGGTGCTCGGGTCGCGCTGGCGGATCGCGACGGCGCCGTCAGCCAAACGGCAGGAGATCTCCAGGCCGAAGGATTCCCGGTCGTTGGCGTCGTGGCCGATGTCGCATCTCCAGAGGAGGTGCGCGATGCGGTGAGGCAAACGCACGATGCGCTTGGCGTCGTGGATGTGCTGGTCAGCAACGCGGGCATCGTCGATCACATCGCTCCCGTCACGAAGATGCACGCGGAGGGTTGGAGCCGGGAACTCGATGTCAATCTGAGCGGCGCCTTCCACTTGCTCCAGGCGGTCCTGCCCGGAATGGTCGAATCCGGCCATGGCCGGATCGTGTTGATCTCCTCCGTGGCCGCGATCGGTGGGCTGCATCGTCAGGCCGGCTACGCCGCCAGCAAGGCTGGGCTCCTGGGGCTGGCGAAGTCCATCACCCTCGAGCACGCCCGCCATGGAATCACCTGCAATGCCGTCCTGCCCGGCTTGATCGAGACCGAGACCGTGGCTTCGATGCCCGCGGAGATCCGGAACGCATCGATCGTGAGTACCCCTGCCCGCCGTCTCGGTCGGATGCAGGAGGTCGCCGCGCTGGTTTCCTTTCTCGCCTCCGACGAGGCGGGCTACATCAACGGTGCGGAGATCCGGATCGATGGTGGATTCAGTCTCAACACCGGAACGTTGGGTAGCCGCAAGGAACTGCGCGGTTCCGGTTCGTGA
- a CDS encoding aminopeptidase P family protein, producing the protein MSPTNPEATLPAAITAPPGKDELATRLAQVQQRMRDAGLDVYVSFDPVNVYYLTNFANNVHERPFLLLIPQQGTPTILAPLLETSHVRARALCDLEYATYYEFPAPEGENWWDVYAQLIDGGARVGIEPAMPVGILERTPGTTIVSDIIDEVRIVKSDYEIGRNVHACQVVELGHEKLLEGSRPGAIVGALYGAASGAMMARILADIPRANLMVTRTVAAVWPPSISDDPHIVPTFDTQIEEAGPHVTIAVCQVDGYGVELERTFFLGSVPEAARAPFDAMFEARALAFELARPGTDMGAIDTAVRKLIHDRGYGDRILHRTGHGFGITGHEAPYLAEGYQRDLEPGMLVSIEPGIYIPGLGGFRHSDTVLITESGALSLTHAPETLDDLTIPL; encoded by the coding sequence ATGTCACCTACCAACCCCGAAGCTACCCTTCCCGCGGCCATCACCGCCCCCCCCGGCAAGGACGAACTCGCCACGCGACTGGCTCAGGTCCAGCAACGGATGCGCGACGCCGGGCTCGATGTCTACGTGAGCTTCGACCCGGTCAACGTCTACTACCTGACCAACTTCGCCAACAACGTGCACGAGCGGCCTTTCCTCTTGCTGATCCCGCAGCAGGGCACACCCACGATCCTGGCTCCGCTTCTCGAGACGAGCCACGTCCGGGCGCGGGCTCTCTGCGACCTGGAATACGCCACCTACTATGAGTTCCCCGCACCTGAAGGCGAGAACTGGTGGGACGTGTACGCACAGCTCATCGACGGCGGAGCACGTGTGGGCATCGAGCCGGCCATGCCGGTCGGGATCCTGGAGCGCACACCGGGGACGACGATCGTCAGCGACATCATCGACGAGGTGCGCATCGTCAAGTCCGACTACGAGATCGGCCGCAACGTCCACGCATGCCAGGTAGTCGAGCTGGGCCACGAGAAGCTGCTCGAAGGCTCCCGCCCGGGCGCCATCGTGGGCGCTCTCTACGGAGCGGCGAGCGGAGCGATGATGGCGCGAATTCTCGCGGACATCCCGCGCGCCAACCTCATGGTGACGCGCACGGTGGCCGCAGTCTGGCCGCCCTCCATCTCGGACGATCCGCATATCGTTCCAACCTTCGATACGCAGATCGAGGAAGCCGGGCCCCACGTCACCATCGCGGTCTGTCAGGTCGACGGCTACGGAGTCGAGCTGGAACGTACGTTCTTCCTCGGCAGCGTGCCGGAAGCTGCACGGGCCCCCTTCGATGCAATGTTCGAAGCCCGTGCACTCGCCTTCGAATTGGCGCGGCCAGGCACCGACATGGGCGCCATCGATACCGCCGTGCGCAAGCTCATCCATGATCGGGGTTACGGCGATCGCATCCTGCACCGCACCGGCCACGGCTTCGGAATCACCGGTCACGAGGCGCCCTACCTCGCTGAAGGCTACCAGCGCGATCTCGAACCGGGCATGCTGGTCAGCATCGAGCCGGGCATCTACATCCCGGGCCTCGGCGGCTTCCGTCACTCGGATACCGTGCTGATCACCGAGAGTGGTGCCCTGAGCCTGACCCACGCGCCTGAGACACTCGACGACCTGACGATTCCGCTGTAG
- a CDS encoding sodium-dependent transporter, translated as MNGSSKSARGGFASRLGFMWAAVGSAVGLGNIWKFPYITGEYGGGAFVLTYLVCILVVGLPLMYSELIIGRRGGKDILGALRDLTKEAGLPGTLLSWLTGAMAVLTGFLILSFYAVVAGWAVHFFVLSVGGLELNGGAGETFGALVANGPLAAIWHTVFMAITIFVVTRGVQGGIEAACKILMPTLVGILGILLVYVAFTGGLGESLIFLFRPDFSKLSGDAVLEALGHAFFTLSLGMGVMVTYGSYLKDEIHVLRDGFWVAVLDTVIALMAGAVIFAVVFSNDLEPSAGPGLLFATLPGLFVGMPGGALVSTAFFLLVVFAALSSAISLLEVVVAYMVDEFGVLRLWATLGMGFAIWLLGLASAFGLNMPGFLPEALGGGQAVLDTLDNLTTKYLLPLGGLLIAVAAGWMLSKQDRESGFSALPGNGGLLVSSWTFLIRFVTPVLILLVILKGIGIIDFSD; from the coding sequence ATGAACGGATCGTCCAAGAGCGCCCGCGGCGGCTTCGCCAGCCGTCTCGGCTTCATGTGGGCAGCCGTCGGAAGCGCAGTAGGCCTCGGCAACATCTGGAAGTTCCCGTACATCACGGGTGAGTACGGGGGCGGTGCCTTCGTCCTCACCTACCTGGTCTGCATCCTCGTGGTGGGCCTTCCTCTGATGTATTCCGAACTCATCATTGGACGCCGAGGAGGCAAGGACATCCTGGGAGCCTTGCGGGATCTCACGAAAGAGGCCGGCCTGCCCGGGACCCTGCTGAGCTGGCTCACCGGAGCCATGGCGGTGCTCACCGGATTTCTCATCCTGTCGTTCTATGCCGTGGTGGCAGGCTGGGCCGTGCATTTCTTTGTGCTCTCTGTCGGAGGGCTCGAGCTGAATGGAGGGGCCGGCGAGACCTTCGGCGCCCTCGTGGCGAACGGTCCCCTCGCCGCGATCTGGCACACCGTATTCATGGCGATCACGATCTTCGTCGTCACGCGGGGTGTCCAGGGTGGCATCGAGGCAGCGTGCAAGATCCTGATGCCGACACTCGTCGGGATTCTCGGCATCTTGTTGGTCTACGTCGCCTTCACCGGTGGGCTGGGAGAGTCCCTGATCTTCCTGTTCAGACCGGATTTCTCGAAGCTGAGTGGCGACGCGGTACTCGAGGCTCTCGGCCATGCCTTCTTCACACTCTCCCTCGGCATGGGAGTCATGGTCACCTATGGCTCGTACCTGAAGGATGAGATCCACGTCCTGCGGGATGGCTTCTGGGTCGCCGTGCTCGATACGGTCATCGCCTTGATGGCCGGAGCCGTCATCTTTGCCGTCGTCTTCAGCAACGATCTCGAGCCGTCTGCGGGCCCGGGCCTGCTCTTCGCGACCTTGCCCGGCCTCTTCGTGGGAATGCCAGGCGGGGCGCTGGTGTCGACGGCGTTCTTCCTGCTCGTCGTCTTCGCGGCGCTTTCCTCCGCGATCTCATTGCTCGAGGTCGTGGTCGCCTACATGGTCGACGAATTCGGGGTGCTGCGGCTTTGGGCCACGCTTGGCATGGGCTTCGCGATCTGGTTGCTCGGGCTCGCTTCGGCTTTCGGTCTGAACATGCCAGGCTTCCTTCCCGAAGCCCTGGGTGGCGGTCAGGCCGTCCTCGACACGTTGGACAACCTCACCACCAAGTATCTCCTCCCCCTGGGCGGGTTGCTGATTGCGGTCGCTGCGGGATGGATGCTCTCGAAGCAGGACCGCGAGAGCGGATTCTCGGCCCTTCCCGGGAATGGCGGCCTGCTCGTATCGAGCTGGACCTTCCTCATCCGCTTCGTGACGCCCGTACTGATTCTCCTGGTCATCCTGAAAGGGATCGGCATCATCGACTTCAGCGATTGA